In a genomic window of Spirosoma agri:
- a CDS encoding PQQ-dependent sugar dehydrogenase, which produces MNYQFFTASCLTVALAVSGRANASSSDTPPIRSPRTSAKTIVAADLKLPAGFSATIAAEELGSARHLVVSKNGDIYVKLGKLKDGKGIYRLRDTNKDGIIDERVGFGDYPGTGIFLKNGYLYASSNSGVFRYKLNDKDEVIDPDQPEKIVSGLMVHTRDQSKSIAVDNQDNIYVNVASDNDACREAGTGKGIMPCPLLDSAAAIWQFKTNRPNQTYADGVRYTTGLKNVVGLDWNSKSNSLFVTQHGRGQFHDFYPQYYTAKQSAELPAETMYEVHKGDDAGWPYIYYDQVQKKKILAPEYGGDGKKTGGEKTIDPVVAFPAHLGPNSLLFYTGTTFPVKYRNGAFIAFHAQSAELHKGYMVAFVPFKNGKPSGNWEIFADNFAGTDLVKPTGPVQHRPCGLAQGPDGSLYVTDDLNGTLFRIAYKGASAGPKKSASASR; this is translated from the coding sequence ATGAATTACCAATTCTTTACGGCTTCCTGCCTAACCGTTGCGCTGGCAGTCAGTGGCCGGGCAAACGCTAGTTCCAGCGATACTCCGCCAATCCGGTCGCCCCGCACGTCAGCAAAAACCATCGTTGCGGCTGACCTGAAACTTCCAGCCGGCTTTTCCGCAACCATTGCCGCCGAAGAATTAGGGTCCGCCCGCCATCTGGTTGTCAGTAAAAACGGAGACATCTACGTAAAGCTGGGGAAACTCAAAGACGGCAAAGGTATATATCGGTTACGCGACACCAACAAGGACGGTATCATTGACGAACGGGTCGGCTTTGGCGATTATCCGGGTACGGGTATTTTCCTGAAAAACGGGTATCTGTATGCCTCGTCAAATTCGGGCGTCTTTCGGTATAAACTGAATGACAAAGACGAAGTGATTGACCCCGATCAGCCCGAAAAGATCGTATCCGGCCTGATGGTCCATACCCGTGACCAATCCAAATCGATCGCCGTTGACAATCAAGACAATATCTACGTAAATGTAGCGTCCGATAATGACGCTTGCCGGGAAGCGGGTACGGGAAAAGGCATCATGCCCTGTCCCCTGCTCGATTCGGCCGCAGCCATCTGGCAGTTTAAAACGAATCGGCCTAATCAGACGTATGCCGATGGTGTTCGGTACACGACTGGCTTGAAAAACGTGGTTGGTCTGGACTGGAACTCGAAAAGCAATTCACTGTTCGTTACGCAGCATGGCCGGGGTCAGTTTCACGACTTCTACCCGCAATACTATACCGCCAAACAAAGCGCCGAACTCCCTGCCGAAACCATGTATGAGGTGCATAAAGGCGATGATGCTGGCTGGCCGTATATTTATTACGATCAGGTTCAGAAAAAGAAGATTCTGGCTCCGGAATATGGTGGCGATGGCAAGAAGACGGGTGGCGAAAAAACCATTGATCCGGTCGTGGCTTTTCCGGCCCACCTGGGACCAAACAGTCTGCTATTTTATACCGGAACCACTTTCCCGGTGAAATACCGCAACGGTGCGTTCATTGCTTTCCACGCGCAATCGGCCGAGTTGCACAAAGGCTACATGGTTGCGTTCGTGCCATTCAAAAATGGTAAACCTTCCGGAAACTGGGAGATCTTCGCCGATAATTTTGCCGGAACCGACCTGGTAAAGCCGACGGGTCCCGTTCAGCACCGCCCATGCGGTCTGGCGCAGGGTCCCGATGGATCGTTGTACGTAACGGATGATCTGAACGGAACGCTGTTTCGGATTGCCTACAAAGGCGCATCCGCTGGTCCGAAAAAATCGGCTTCGGCTTCCCGATAA
- a CDS encoding YybH family protein codes for MKPFLSLLLASTLFLATSCSRSGDAVNIQDLNRQFIDAWNSKNSDKIVGFLAEDVDFLQGSTHFKGKSEVSNKWVKETLPSLSDLKTNVVSSGADTRTAYEAGTFSVDVLPSSPDLPHGIGEGNFILLWKKNDAGTWLLSYAQLEDMPVQAKN; via the coding sequence ATGAAACCATTCCTTTCGCTTTTACTCGCTTCTACGTTATTTTTAGCCACATCCTGCTCCAGATCGGGCGATGCGGTGAATATTCAGGACCTGAACCGACAATTTATCGACGCCTGGAATTCGAAAAACTCGGACAAAATAGTTGGCTTCCTGGCCGAAGACGTTGATTTTCTTCAGGGAAGCACCCACTTTAAGGGGAAATCAGAGGTGTCGAATAAATGGGTGAAGGAAACGTTACCATCATTGTCTGACCTGAAAACGAACGTAGTCAGTTCAGGTGCCGATACCCGTACGGCCTACGAAGCCGGTACATTCTCGGTCGATGTATTGCCATCCAGCCCAGACCTGCCACATGGCATCGGGGAAGGAAATTTTATCCTGCTCTGGAAGAAAAACGACGCAGGCACCTGGTTGCTAAGTTACGCCCAGTTAGAGGATATGCCCGTACAGGCTAAGAACTGA
- a CDS encoding YMGG-like glycine zipper-containing protein — translation MKTIHNKLILFIGAILLGHSVNAQARLGWGPQATGAAVGTGVGAVAGAVINKRNPAVGGVVGGVLGGASGYAIGKKSKKRWSPQAKGTAIGAGVGGAAGAIINKRNRLVGGVIGGVVGGAAGYGVGKHIDNKNKKAAAAEREAAARAEAEREAADRVAFNSDLRPYVATSRTNGTTTRAATAISPKPTALYNSNPAPASYILREGFLPNESYGDQATPYGDSEYRRKSW, via the coding sequence ATGAAAACGATCCATAATAAACTTATTTTGTTCATAGGGGCCATATTGCTTGGTCATTCAGTTAACGCGCAAGCCCGATTAGGTTGGGGTCCGCAGGCTACCGGTGCCGCCGTTGGTACGGGTGTCGGTGCGGTAGCCGGTGCCGTTATCAACAAGCGTAACCCCGCTGTAGGGGGTGTGGTTGGTGGCGTACTGGGCGGTGCGAGCGGCTACGCCATTGGCAAAAAGAGTAAAAAACGCTGGAGCCCACAAGCGAAGGGCACAGCCATCGGCGCTGGTGTTGGCGGAGCCGCCGGAGCGATCATCAACAAACGGAATCGGCTGGTTGGTGGCGTCATTGGCGGGGTGGTTGGTGGGGCTGCCGGCTACGGTGTCGGGAAGCATATCGACAATAAAAACAAAAAAGCTGCCGCTGCGGAACGTGAAGCAGCAGCACGCGCCGAAGCCGAGCGCGAAGCGGCCGACCGTGTGGCTTTCAACAGTGACCTGCGTCCTTACGTTGCCACGTCCCGAACAAATGGCACGACTACCAGGGCCGCTACGGCTATTTCGCCGAAGCCGACCGCGCTGTACAATTCGAATCCGGCTCCGGCATCGTATATCCTGCGGGAGGGTTTTCTGCCCAACGAGTCCTATGGGGACCAGGCGACGCCCTACGGCGATTCTGAGTACAGACGGAAAAGCTGGTAG